Part of the Spinacia oleracea cultivar Varoflay chromosome 5, BTI_SOV_V1, whole genome shotgun sequence genome, tatTTCtctctattaaaaaaaaactcctCTAACCTCTCTTTCTCAAATCTCACActcaaaaaacaaaatatataaCTTCTTGTTGAGCATCGTGTTTATGtgatttttgtttaatttagtttgttttgtaaaagaaaaaaaaaaattaaaaatcccaTTTCTGtagaaaaacacacacaaaattccttttaattttagtttaatttagattgttttgtaaaaaaaaataattaaaattcccCTTTCTCTCTATAAAACCACACACaaaaatccttttaattttagtttaatttagtttgtttagtaaaaaaacaaaaataaatcctATTTCTCTCTAGAAAAACACACACCAAAACAAAAAGATGGGAAATTTGAGTTCATGTGTAAAGATCCAAAGTtcatcatcaaacacaaataacaTGGCAAAGTTAGTTGATTCACAAGGGCAACTAACACTAATAAACCTCCCTACAACGGTTGCCGAATTAATGCTAGAAAATCCCGGCTTTGCCCTTACTCCGGTGGAGGAACTCCGGGAGACTAGCCGTATTCCGGCGATGAAAGCTGATGACGTGTTACTTGGTCGGAAAGTTTACTTGTTAGTGCCGGTTGACAAAGTCAACTCTAGGTTGACTGACTTGCAATTGGCTGCTATTGACTCTCTTCTTTGTTCTTGTAATGGGAAGGTAGGTGGGAAAGCGACACGTGGCGGTTCTAAGGTTTCTCCTACTACCGGGGTTAATGGTAATAGTTTGGAGGACTTGGTGAAGGATTTGAGTGGGAAGTGTACCGGTGTAACCGGTCAAAGAAACAGGTTTTGTAAGGTTTGGGAACCTGTTCTTGAGCCAATTTTAGAAGGCTGCTAAATTTAGAAAGTAGAAGTATATATGAAATTGTAACTAGGGTGATTAAATTAGTTTActcaattactccctccgtcccggaatacttgacctgttttccttatcggaccgtcccttaatacttgacctgtttctaaaaaatagaaatattctaacaatattatattatttcttatccacccctattaacccacctaccccctactccatacaaaaaataattaaaaattcaacccatactctccaccaaccccacctcttaacccacctcccactaactacattaaaataatacaccactatcaactactacctattaaattaaataagtcaattcaagttccttaaactctgtgccggtcaaaccgggtcgagtattccgggacggagggagtagatagTCAATGTAAGAGAAAACGAGTTAAATGGATAACATATTATGTACAAAGGAAGTTACACGAATTTTatggttaaaaaaaaagaagttacaCGATCTTTGTTATATTCTTGCTATTTTTTGACTACTTAATCATTAGTTTAACTGctagttaaaattttaatttaatgtcCTCTACCAAATTTATTTTGAGGTGGAATGGGTTacgatattttattaaattgaaaGAGAGTCCATATACATAGGATGTTATTTCATTAGGTATATTATTCTCCTATTAGTGTTTATATAATATCGAACACCACAAACCTAGTCAATGATAGAAGGGTTATACATCACTCCCGTCTGTCTTAACATGAGACCAACtaagaaaaattaaattactaccactacaagaatttgtatctttaacgacaacctaattacgacgacgggtcaaaaattccgtcgcaaaagccggcccttttgcgacgggctaaaacccaaacaaagacgggaacaaccgtcgcaaaatgtcttttacgacgggttaacgacggcccccttttatgacgggttcgcgacatgaaatcccgtcattaatcaatgattatttgcctttagcgacgggatttcccgtcgttaatgataCAACTTTTTGTAGTGTACTAGTTGAGGCAATATCCTCCAAGACATTATTCACAAAAGAAAGTTATTTTTTTGCGGGAACTAAAGGAAAACATGAAATAAACTTTTTTGATCATCTTATTGCTAAAAATTTGggagttttaattaattattagttttaattaatgttgatGTTCTCTATCATAAACAACATAGTACTCGTAAATCAACATTAATTATATTTCTCTGAAAGATATCAAGCAAAAGATTCTTGTCTAGTGAATAAAAGCATAAACATTAGCCATATTCAAACATTAATAACACCGAGCAATAATATCAGTAATTTACATTCGTACTCCTAGCTTACTCgcattaaaaataataatttgtttGACTTTGGAAATTACGAATTTGtggatatatatataaaagagtAAATATGCAACAAAATTAATTTGTAACACATGCATGTCTCACAACAAAATATCACACATAACACATGTTTTCCAATATTAAAGATCAAGCAAGGCTGAAGTCAAACCCTAAGAGCAGTGGCGGATCTTTGTGATGGCTGGGGTGGGCCTGGTCTCCCCGGCCGAAaaattttgtagtgtatttttagttacggccctcctaaaatttgtgtataattgtataattataTAGTATAATGCTTAATTTTTCTCTACCGGCCCCCTCATAAAACCGTTCAAGGTCCGCCACTGCCTAAAAGAGCATGAATCTGCCACATTATTCAAAACATTAGAtaaaaaagcaataaaaatgaCCTATGATATTTCCGTAACACGCATTTTAATTATACGTCACGttttaatacaaaaaatatacgccATTTACCATCACTCCTTTGACTTTAGTTTAATTTACACTTGTTGACTTTTCTCAATTCCTCTCATAAACCACACGTACTCAACTCCTTTTTAACAACAAAGTCAAAATTTCACTCGCTTTATATGGCTACATATGCACTTAGTCGGTTTTACGTACTCCTAAATCTCAATTTATACACTAAATAGCCAACA contains:
- the LOC110779873 gene encoding uncharacterized protein, with amino-acid sequence MGNLSSCVKIQSSSSNTNNMAKLVDSQGQLTLINLPTTVAELMLENPGFALTPVEELRETSRIPAMKADDVLLGRKVYLLVPVDKVNSRLTDLQLAAIDSLLCSCNGKVGGKATRGGSKVSPTTGVNGNSLEDLVKDLSGKCTGVTGQRNRFCKVWEPVLEPILEGC